In the Candidatus Abyssobacteria bacterium SURF_5 genome, CGGAAAAATATCCATAAAGATGAACGGTTGCCTCGAAGGACTCCAGATCCTGTTGCGTCGCAAGTGAATTCAGAAGATCGATATAATGGGACAGCAGAACATATTCCTTCTGGCCTACCACGGGAACGTATGCCGCGTCCATCGACAGGACTGCATTCTTGCGCTCGTCTATTTCGAGTCTATGAAACGTTTTTTTCTCCATTCCCATTCCTGTACCGTTTCACCGAGATCACCGCCTCTTCGTGCTCCGCTCTTGTATGAAAAAGAGAAGCCGACGAGGCGGGAATAACGTATGTGGTGAAATCCTCACCTAAATTCCCGGCTGCAAGAGCATATGCCTCGTCGAACGTGGGGGCGGCATGCATGCTCATGCGCTCGACCAACTGCGGTGCAAGATCAGAAACAAGAACAATATTGACCGACGTCGCTTTCTCGTACATCGCATAGGCGGTCTGGCCGTAGATTTCATAATTACGCCGCAGGGCACGCTCAAATTCCCCTATACTATTATACCTGAACCAGTCAACGAAGCCCGGATAGCCGAAGCCCTCGGGGCATTCGGCCAGGACTATCATCCACCCGCCGCGCCTCGTGATCGAATATGCGCTTTGAATCGCCTTGTGGGCCTGGATGAAATTGATGTCTTTCGGATGGCCGCCGCAATCAACGATTGTAAGGTCGCCGGCCGTGCTCACGACTGTGCTGAAATGTTGCAGGTAAGAAGCACAGGCTTCCTGATGAGCCCTCACGAGCTCGCCGGCAAACACTGCGCACAGTTCCTTTTCCGGCGTCAACACTGAATTAATAGTGAAATCGGGCGCAATCATTTCCGCCGCCTCCAGCATATCTTCGTGAACCGGATTCCCTGCCAGCTGGGCTGTTTTTGCGCTCGGATTCCTGCCGCGGACTTTATCGAATACGAGAAAATGACTGCGCAGGTTCGCCTCATGCGAACAGATGCCTGGCATAATGCTTTTTCGGCCTCCGCCGAAACCGGCGAAATAATGGGGAACAACCGAGCCGACCGTGATAATCCTGTCCGCCTCTGCGACAATCCTGCTTATCGAGACCGGTGTCCCTCGGGAAGTCGTTCCGATCGAGACCAGATTTTTAGAATCATATGCATCATGATTGAAAACTCTGATTCTGTCGAAGATGGAACGGCCAGTCAGCGTCCGCTTTTCCTCTTCCGTCTGAGGCCGATGTATCCCCAGAGCCACAACAATATCTATGTTATCATCCGGTATGCCTGCGGAATTCAACTGTTCCACCAGAATCGGCAGGATCACGTCGCTGGCGCTCGCGCGCGTGCTGTCGGAAATTATTATGACGGCTCTCTCTCCGGCAGAAACCAGGTTCTTTACCGGGACTGAATCAATCGGGCGCAACAGACTTTGCTGCACGAGGTGTCGAATGTCTCTTGCCGGTTTCGGGAAACACGGGGACAGTTTTTGGGGAATCTCCCCGCGGCTGGCGATCGCCTCAAACGCTGTTCGCCCATATGCCAGATGAAGGGTACGTGCGTCCATCTCCTGCCAAAAAAAAACAAGAGACAACAGCGATATCTCTTGTCGTCGATATTGCTTCTCTAATAATAAAGTTTCACGTGTATCTTCATTATATTTTCTATCAAGAGGAATGTCAACGATTTTGCAATTCCCTTTCCGTTTTCTCGACCCGGCGGCTTGAGCGCCGCTATTTTGCTATTGACGCTTTGCTCTGGCGTCTGTATGATAATCGCACTTGTTTTCTGTTCAAGGGGGGGATCTTTCCTGTGAAATACATGAACAAGGTCTTCTACGGCTGGTTCGTCGTTGCCGCATGTTTCGTGATTCTATTCTCCTTGCACGGCGTAATCATTAACACATTCGGAGTGTTCGTGAAGCCGGTTTCCGAGGGCATGGGCTGGGGTCGCGGCGAATTCAGCATGGCGCTTGCAGCTGGGGCGCTCGCGATGGCCTTTGGGGCTCCTTTTGTGGGGAGAATGATCGACCGCTTCGGAGCGCCGAAGACGATGCTTTCCGGCTGTCTCTGCTGCGGATTGGGAATGGTTGTTCTTTGTTGGGCAACCATGATCTGGCATTTTTATCTGCTGTTCATTCTTATAGGACTTGGACTTTCCGCCGCCACTACTATTCCGGTATCCCTGGTAATCGCCAACTGGTTCAACCAGAAGCGCGGCATCGCAATGGGTACGGCGTTCATGGGAACAAGCGCCGGCGGAATGATAATGAATCCCATAAATGCGCTCCTCTTGCAGAAATTCGGGTGGCGCGATTCCTACCTCATTCTCGGAATCGTTGTGATGCTGTCATCCATCCCGCTCGTCCTGTTTATCATTCGCACGCGCCCGTCTGAGATGAACCTCTTGCCCGACGGCAAGCCCTCCCATGCGGCGTCCGACCAGCCGTTGACAGGACATACGCTCAAGCAGGCGATAGGGACTGCCTCGTTCTGGTTCATTGCCGCCAACATGCTCTTGACTACGGGAATGGCGAATTCCATCGGGGTCCACTGCATTCCTTTTCTTACCGACGTAGGGCATTCTCCTCTCTTCGCGGCGACAGCTTACGGGTTATCGATGGGGTTCATGACGCTTGGCAAGGTAGCCTCCGGCTTTTGCGCCGACCGATGGGGAGCACGACAGACATTCACGTTCAGCGCCGTCATGACCGCTATCGGCATCGGAATCCTACTGTTTGCTTCCCCCGTATGGGTGGTCCTGTTATTCGTCTTTGTTTTCGGATTCCCGCAGGGCGCACCGCTCACGCTCACCCCGCTGGTCACAGCCGACTGTCATGGCCTGCGGAGCTTTGGCTCAATCTTCGGATTGGCGACGTTGTTCTCGATTCTCGGCGCCGCCATTGGGCCGGTGATCGTCGGCTATATGTATGATTCGAGCGGCTCCTACACGGGCGGGTTCATCTTGCTGATCGCGATGACGCTCCTCGGCGCCTATTGCATTCACATGGCGAAAGCAAAGGAACAGTTCGAGGTGGGGGCGATTGCTTCCGGCCGGCTTGATAAGGCGGATGTTGCCTAATTGATAACGCCGCGGGCTTGCAGCAATTCGCGCACCTTCCTGAGCGGGAGCGCTTGGAGAGTATTGCCGTCGCGGCCTATCACCGTTTCGGCCATGAACATCGCGTTCAGGATTGCTTCCTCGACCGCATCCGCGGCGGCTATAAAGAAAGAATCGATGAAGGTCTGTTCGACCAGCTCAGGAAGAGTAATAACCGGTTGATCGGCCGCCGCGGGAATCCGGCGTGCCGTTGAAAAAGCCACCACGACGTCTCCGCTGGTGTGGTTCGAAGAAGCGCCAGTCCGGGCGAGCCCATGCGTAGCCCGAACCGCCAGGCGGCGCAGTTGGTTTACCGATAGCGGCGCGTCGGTGGCCAGAATAAAAATGATTGAACCTCCCAGCTCGCGCGGAGGATCATACTCCTGGAGCAGCTTTCCCGCCGGCACACCCTTTATCACCAATTGCTCTTTCCTGCCCATGTTGGTCACAACTAAAGCACCGAGCACAAATCTGTTCTTTTCAAATGAGATCAGCCGCGACGAAGTGCCAACTCCGCCCTTGTAACCGTAAGCCGCTGTTCCGGTACCCGCACCAATAGAACCTTCCTGAACGCGTCCGCCGGCAGCACTCTCCAGAGCCTCCACCACTTCGGCCTTCGCCAGATGCCGGCCCCATATGTCGCTCAGAAAATAATCGTTGCATTCGAGCACCACTGGATTGATTGACGGTGCCCTCAGCCCCTTGTCCCGGATAAGGTAATCGAGGAGCCCATCAGCAACCCTCCCCACGTTCAGAGTATTCGTTATGAGGATCGGTGTCTCGATTGTGCCGACTTCGGCAATTTGCATTAACCCCATGCTCTTACCGAACCCGTTGATGAAATGAACAGCCGCCTGCACTTTAGAAGTGAACAGGTCGTCCGGCGCCGGAACAATCGCGGTGATGCCGGTGCGGATTGGCCCGTGCCCAATATGCAATTCGCCGTCACCCTTCCAAGTCGAGCAATGTCCCACTTTGACTCCCGGAACATCGGTAATCGCGTTTTGTGTGCCGACAGGCAGGTCGCCAAATTCCAAACCATAATCCCTTGCACGGCATCTTTCCATTTATTTCATCCTGCTCCCTTCTGGTTAATCTATGACTTTTCTGATTGCCGGCGCTTTCCTTGGCGGTGCTTGCGGCTCGTGATCAGGCGTTCCAACAACAATTGGAGCAACAATGCGGTAATCTTTTGGAATATCCAGCTGTTCCCGCACATCGTCATCCGGATCAGCCCCGAGTCCGATCCAGCAGCTTCCGAAACCGCGCGCGCGGGCCGAAAGCATCAGGTTCCCCGCCGCCATCGAGCAATCAAAGGTGGCAAGCGGCGCCGAGCGCGGAGCCACTATGTATATTACGCACGGCGCATTATAAAAGATATTCAGATCCAGATTTCTCAGGGACGCTTCGTAGCGTTTAAGATAGTTGTCCGGATCGGCCTCGAGAATCCTGAGCATTTTACGCTTGCAACTGTCCGATATTTTCTTCATGAAAGCTTTATCGGTCACTATGACAAATTCCCACGGCTGCAGGTTGCTGGCCGTGGCCGCCTGGGTGGCATCGATTAATAAGGCCTCAATCGTCTCTCTCGACAGCGGCTCATCTTTATACAAACGAATCGACCGGCGCCCATACAATACGTCAAAAAATTCCGGCATCAGATATCTCCATAGTGTAATTGCAGGTGCTTACTTAACGCGTCCCGGCCAGCAATCCGGATCATGCAACCATTTCTTCGATGATTTCCTTTACACTTCTGATCCGCTTGAGAAGGCCGACGCATTGCCCGGCCGAAATCATCACGTTGGAGACTTCGCCTTCTTTGGCGATATCGTGCAGGTCTCCCTTGTATTCTTCTCCCAACAGATTCGCAACATACGGCGTGCGGATCGCCCGGCTGAATACGCGTCCTCTTCCCACTAGCGCTGTGTCGGTTTCAAGCGACCGAATCATCAAGTGTTTGAAGGATTCCTGGATGATGCACTCTCTCGAAGTCATGAATGCGGTTCCTACCTGTACCCCCTGTGCCCCCAGCGCAAAAGCTGCGCGATAGCCTCGCCTGTCCGCTATTCCGCCGGCGGCAACTACAGGAATCTTGACCGCGTCCACGACTGCCGGTATGAGCACCATGGTGGTAACGCCGTTGTTGCCCTGCAGTCCGCCGGATTCCATTCCCTCGGCGACCACGGCGTCGGCGCCGGCGGCTTCCGCCTTCTTTG is a window encoding:
- a CDS encoding nitroreductase family protein, with protein sequence MPEFFDVLYGRRSIRLYKDEPLSRETIEALLIDATQAATASNLQPWEFVIVTDKAFMKKISDSCKRKMLRILEADPDNYLKRYEASLRNLDLNIFYNAPCVIYIVAPRSAPLATFDCSMAAGNLMLSARARGFGSCWIGLGADPDDDVREQLDIPKDYRIVAPIVVGTPDHEPQAPPRKAPAIRKVID
- a CDS encoding S58 family peptidase; the protein is MERCRARDYGLEFGDLPVGTQNAITDVPGVKVGHCSTWKGDGELHIGHGPIRTGITAIVPAPDDLFTSKVQAAVHFINGFGKSMGLMQIAEVGTIETPILITNTLNVGRVADGLLDYLIRDKGLRAPSINPVVLECNDYFLSDIWGRHLAKAEVVEALESAAGGRVQEGSIGAGTGTAAYGYKGGVGTSSRLISFEKNRFVLGALVVTNMGRKEQLVIKGVPAGKLLQEYDPPRELGGSIIFILATDAPLSVNQLRRLAVRATHGLARTGASSNHTSGDVVVAFSTARRIPAAADQPVITLPELVEQTFIDSFFIAAADAVEEAILNAMFMAETVIGRDGNTLQALPLRKVRELLQARGVIN
- a CDS encoding MFS transporter, whose product is MPVSGNTGTVFGESPRGWRSPQTLFAHMPDEGYVRPSPAKKKQETTAISLVVDIASLIIKFHVYLHYIFYQEECQRFCNSLSVFSTRRLERRYFAIDALLWRLYDNRTCFLFKGGIFPVKYMNKVFYGWFVVAACFVILFSLHGVIINTFGVFVKPVSEGMGWGRGEFSMALAAGALAMAFGAPFVGRMIDRFGAPKTMLSGCLCCGLGMVVLCWATMIWHFYLLFILIGLGLSAATTIPVSLVIANWFNQKRGIAMGTAFMGTSAGGMIMNPINALLLQKFGWRDSYLILGIVVMLSSIPLVLFIIRTRPSEMNLLPDGKPSHAASDQPLTGHTLKQAIGTASFWFIAANMLLTTGMANSIGVHCIPFLTDVGHSPLFAATAYGLSMGFMTLGKVASGFCADRWGARQTFTFSAVMTAIGIGILLFASPVWVVLLFVFVFGFPQGAPLTLTPLVTADCHGLRSFGSIFGLATLFSILGAAIGPVIVGYMYDSSGSYTGGFILLIAMTLLGAYCIHMAKAKEQFEVGAIASGRLDKADVA
- the larA gene encoding nickel-dependent lactate racemase, with the protein product MDARTLHLAYGRTAFEAIASRGEIPQKLSPCFPKPARDIRHLVQQSLLRPIDSVPVKNLVSAGERAVIIISDSTRASASDVILPILVEQLNSAGIPDDNIDIVVALGIHRPQTEEEKRTLTGRSIFDRIRVFNHDAYDSKNLVSIGTTSRGTPVSISRIVAEADRIITVGSVVPHYFAGFGGGRKSIMPGICSHEANLRSHFLVFDKVRGRNPSAKTAQLAGNPVHEDMLEAAEMIAPDFTINSVLTPEKELCAVFAGELVRAHQEACASYLQHFSTVVSTAGDLTIVDCGGHPKDINFIQAHKAIQSAYSITRRGGWMIVLAECPEGFGYPGFVDWFRYNSIGEFERALRRNYEIYGQTAYAMYEKATSVNIVLVSDLAPQLVERMSMHAAPTFDEAYALAAGNLGEDFTTYVIPASSASLFHTRAEHEEAVISVKRYRNGNGEKNVS